Proteins found in one Pontibacter sp. SGAir0037 genomic segment:
- the rpoB gene encoding DNA-directed RNA polymerase subunit beta, whose translation MAKNKTTERINFASINPVIDYPDFLDVQLQSFQDFFQLETPAENRAQEGLFKVFAENFPISDSRENFVLEFIDYHIDPPKYSVDECIDRGLTYSVPLKAKLRLICNDEDNEDFETIEQEVFLGNIPYMTEKGSFVINGAERVIVSQLHRSPGVFFAQSKHTNGTKLYSARIIPFKGSWVEFATDVNNVMYAYIDRKKKFPVTTLLRAIGYGTDKDILDLFGLSEEVPATPENLKSVAGRRLAARVLKTWTEDFVDEDTGEVVSIDRNEVLLERDSEITSDDISVILDSGVQSIILHRENVNIADYAIIYNTLQKDNSNSEKEAVEQIYRQLRNTEAPDEETARDIIQKLFFSDKRYDLGEVGRYRINKKLGLDTNWHAKVLTNEDIVLIVKYLIGLINSKAVVDDIDHLSNRRVRTVGEQLYAQFGVGLARMARTIKERMNVRDNEDFKPVDLINARTLSSVINSFFGTNQLSQFMDQTNPLAEITHKRRVSALGPGGLSRERAGFEVRDVHYTHYGRLCTIETPEGPNIGLISSLCVHARVNHMGFIETPYRKVNEGVVEMSGAVEYLTAEEEDTHHIAQANAIIDESGNFINPTVKGRFEGDFPVEKPETYTYMDVAPNQIVSVAASLIPFLEHDDANRALMGSNMQRQAVPLLKPEAPIVGTGLERRAAIDSRALVIAEGDGEIHYVDANRIIVKYDLTDEEKLVSFDAEYVTYEMIKFRRTNQDTSINLTPIVKKGERVVKGQPLCEGYATNQGELAIGRNMQVAFMPWQGYNFEDAIVISERVVREDIFTSIHIEEFELEVRETKRGEEELTSEIPNVSEEAVKNLDENGIIRIGAEVREGDILIGKITPKGETDPTPEEKLLRAIFGDKAGDVKDASLKAPPSLNGVVIDTKLFSRPKKDKNLRAKSKKEVEELKVKYSKDLTAIKNVMVDKLVNLLDGKTTNGVRHKFGDEILTKGAKFSRKNIIEALFPEKNPYKDESNYAVPEEVNMFKDLILENWTNDEQTNSMLVQLVKNYNKRRNITSAHFKRERFTLEVGDELPAGIVQLAKVYIAKKRKLKVGDKMAGRHGNKGVVARIVREEDMPFLEDGTPMDIVLNPLGVPSRMNIGQIYETVLGWAGKKLGRTYATPIFDGATEDQVSAELAEAGLPKFGRSYLYDGLTGDRFDQPVTVGVIYMLKLGHLVDDKMHARSIGPYSLITQQPLGGKAQFGGQRFGEMEVWALEAFGASNVLQEILTVKSDDVIGRAKAYEAIVKGDVLPKPNIPESFNVLIHELRGLALEITLE comes from the coding sequence TTGGCTAAGAATAAAACGACAGAGCGAATCAATTTTGCCTCTATTAATCCTGTAATCGACTATCCTGACTTCCTTGATGTACAGTTGCAGTCGTTCCAGGACTTTTTCCAGCTGGAAACACCAGCTGAAAATAGAGCACAGGAAGGCTTGTTCAAGGTTTTTGCCGAGAACTTTCCAATCTCTGATTCTCGAGAAAACTTCGTGTTGGAGTTCATCGATTATCATATAGATCCACCGAAATACTCTGTAGATGAATGTATCGACAGAGGTTTAACATATTCTGTTCCTTTAAAGGCAAAGCTTCGTCTGATCTGTAACGATGAGGACAATGAAGACTTTGAAACAATTGAACAAGAAGTTTTCCTGGGTAACATCCCATACATGACTGAAAAAGGCTCCTTCGTTATTAATGGAGCTGAACGTGTTATTGTATCTCAGTTACACAGATCACCAGGTGTATTCTTTGCACAAAGTAAGCATACGAATGGTACTAAATTATATTCTGCCAGAATTATTCCTTTCAAGGGATCTTGGGTAGAGTTTGCTACAGACGTTAACAACGTAATGTATGCTTACATCGACCGTAAGAAGAAATTCCCTGTAACAACGCTATTACGTGCTATCGGTTATGGTACGGATAAAGACATCTTGGATCTGTTTGGTCTTTCAGAAGAAGTACCAGCTACTCCGGAAAACCTGAAAAGCGTTGCTGGTAGAAGACTCGCGGCACGTGTTTTAAAAACATGGACAGAAGACTTTGTTGATGAGGATACAGGTGAAGTTGTTTCGATAGACAGAAACGAAGTTCTGTTAGAGCGTGATTCTGAAATTACTTCTGATGACATAAGCGTTATTTTAGATTCTGGTGTGCAGTCTATCATTTTGCACCGTGAGAATGTAAACATAGCGGATTATGCTATTATATATAACACCTTACAAAAAGATAACTCTAACTCTGAGAAAGAAGCTGTAGAGCAGATTTACCGTCAGCTTCGTAACACAGAGGCTCCGGATGAAGAAACAGCACGAGATATTATTCAAAAGCTTTTCTTCTCTGACAAGCGTTATGATTTAGGTGAAGTTGGTCGTTATAGAATCAACAAAAAGCTTGGTCTTGATACAAACTGGCATGCAAAGGTTTTAACAAACGAAGACATTGTTCTTATTGTGAAATACCTGATCGGCCTGATCAACTCTAAAGCTGTTGTGGATGATATTGACCATTTGAGCAATCGCCGTGTAAGAACAGTAGGAGAGCAGCTATATGCGCAGTTTGGTGTTGGTCTGGCTCGTATGGCCCGAACTATCAAAGAGCGTATGAACGTTCGTGATAACGAAGATTTCAAGCCTGTTGATCTAATCAACGCGCGTACTTTATCTTCTGTTATCAACTCCTTCTTCGGAACAAACCAGCTTTCTCAATTCATGGACCAGACAAACCCTCTGGCAGAGATCACGCACAAGCGTCGTGTATCAGCCTTAGGACCCGGTGGTCTTTCCAGAGAGCGTGCAGGTTTCGAGGTACGTGACGTACACTATACTCACTATGGCCGTTTATGTACAATTGAAACACCGGAAGGTCCGAACATTGGTCTGATATCTTCTCTTTGCGTTCACGCTCGTGTAAACCACATGGGCTTTATCGAAACACCTTACCGTAAAGTAAACGAAGGTGTCGTAGAAATGAGTGGCGCTGTAGAATATCTAACAGCTGAAGAAGAGGATACACACCACATTGCTCAGGCTAATGCCATTATAGACGAGTCAGGTAATTTTATCAACCCGACTGTTAAAGGACGTTTCGAAGGTGACTTCCCTGTGGAGAAACCAGAAACATATACTTATATGGACGTTGCTCCGAACCAGATTGTATCGGTTGCGGCTTCGTTGATTCCATTCCTGGAGCACGACGATGCTAACCGTGCACTGATGGGATCGAACATGCAACGTCAGGCTGTACCTCTTTTAAAACCAGAAGCACCAATTGTTGGTACTGGTTTGGAAAGAAGAGCTGCCATCGACTCAAGAGCACTGGTTATTGCTGAAGGTGATGGAGAAATTCATTATGTGGATGCTAACAGGATTATTGTAAAGTATGACCTGACTGACGAAGAAAAACTTGTTTCTTTCGATGCAGAGTATGTTACTTATGAAATGATCAAGTTCAGAAGAACTAACCAGGACACCAGTATCAACCTGACTCCTATTGTGAAAAAGGGTGAGCGTGTAGTAAAAGGCCAGCCGCTTTGCGAAGGTTATGCAACAAACCAGGGAGAACTTGCTATCGGTAGAAATATGCAGGTAGCGTTCATGCCTTGGCAAGGATATAACTTTGAGGATGCTATTGTAATTTCTGAGCGTGTAGTACGCGAAGACATATTTACTTCTATTCACATTGAAGAGTTTGAGCTGGAAGTTCGTGAAACAAAACGTGGTGAGGAGGAATTAACTTCTGAAATCCCGAACGTAAGCGAAGAAGCAGTTAAAAACCTGGATGAGAATGGTATCATCCGTATAGGTGCTGAGGTACGCGAAGGAGATATTCTGATTGGTAAGATTACTCCTAAAGGAGAAACTGATCCGACTCCGGAAGAAAAACTTTTACGAGCAATCTTCGGCGACAAAGCAGGAGATGTGAAAGATGCATCGCTTAAAGCGCCACCTTCATTAAATGGTGTTGTTATTGATACTAAACTTTTCTCAAGACCTAAGAAAGACAAAAACCTTCGTGCTAAGTCTAAAAAAGAGGTTGAAGAGCTGAAAGTTAAATACTCTAAAGATCTTACAGCTATTAAAAATGTGATGGTTGATAAGCTTGTTAACTTGCTTGATGGCAAGACTACAAACGGCGTAAGACATAAATTCGGCGATGAGATCTTAACAAAGGGAGCTAAGTTCTCCAGAAAAAATATCATAGAAGCACTGTTCCCTGAGAAGAACCCATACAAGGACGAAAGTAACTATGCGGTTCCTGAGGAAGTGAATATGTTCAAAGATCTGATTCTGGAAAACTGGACAAACGACGAGCAAACGAACTCAATGTTGGTACAGCTTGTTAAGAACTATAACAAGCGCCGCAACATTACATCTGCACATTTCAAACGTGAGCGATTCACATTAGAGGTAGGAGATGAGTTACCAGCTGGTATCGTACAGTTAGCCAAAGTATACATTGCTAAAAAGCGTAAGCTTAAAGTAGGTGATAAAATGGCTGGTCGTCACGGTAACAAAGGTGTAGTTGCCCGTATCGTGCGTGAAGAAGATATGCCATTCCTGGAAGATGGCACACCAATGGATATTGTACTGAATCCGCTGGGTGTACCTTCAAGGATGAACATTGGTCAGATTTACGAAACCGTACTTGGTTGGGCCGGAAAAAAATTAGGTAGAACTTATGCTACTCCGATTTTTGATGGTGCAACAGAGGATCAAGTTTCTGCGGAACTGGCTGAGGCAGGTCTTCCGAAGTTTGGCCGTTCTTACCTGTACGACGGTTTAACAGGTGATCGCTTTGATCAGCCGGTAACAGTAGGTGTGATTTACATGCTGAAGCTGGGCCACTTGGTAGACGATAAAATGCACGCCCGTTCAATCGGACCATACTCACTTATTACGCAGCAGCCGCTTGGTGGTAAAGCACAATTCGGTGGTCAGCGTTTCGGTGAGATGGAGGTGTGGGCGCTTGAGGCATTCGGTGCATCAAACGTTCTGCAAGAAATTCTTACAGTAAAATCAGATGATGTGATTGGCCGTGCAAAAGCCTATGAGGCGATTGTAAAAGGCGATGTATTGCCTAAACCAAATATCCCTGAATCATTCAATGTATTGATTCACGAGTTAAGAGGTTTGGCTCTCGAAATTACATTAGAATAA
- the rplL gene encoding 50S ribosomal protein L7/L12, which translates to MADLKAFAEQLVNLTVKEVNELATILKDEYGIEPAAAAPVMVAGGGAAEGGAAAEEKTSFDVILKSAGASKLAVVKLVKELTGLGLKEAKELVDGAPKPLKEGVAKDEADSLKKSLEEAGAEVEVK; encoded by the coding sequence ATGGCAGATTTGAAAGCATTCGCTGAGCAGTTAGTAAATTTAACTGTGAAAGAAGTTAATGAACTAGCTACAATTCTTAAGGACGAATACGGTATCGAGCCAGCTGCTGCTGCTCCAGTAATGGTTGCTGGTGGTGGTGCTGCTGAAGGAGGAGCTGCTGCAGAAGAAAAAACTTCTTTTGACGTAATCCTTAAGTCAGCAGGTGCCTCTAAATTAGCAGTTGTTAAACTGGTAAAAGAGTTAACTGGTCTTGGCTTGAAAGAAGCTAAAGAACTGGTAGACGGCGCTCCTAAGCCTTTGAAAGAAGGTGTTGCGAAAGACGAAGCCGATTCACTGAAGAAATCTTTAGAAGAAGCTGGTGCTGAAGTAGAGGTTAAATAA
- the rplJ gene encoding 50S ribosomal protein L10: MTREEKEIIIRELTERFATTNYFYITDASTMSVASINQFRRLCFDRGIDYKVYKNSLIKKALETIDADTSALNGVLKGASGILFSAEAGNAPAKLIKEFRKRGNQLPLLKGAYIDAGIYIGDNQLDTLTNIKSKNELIGDIIGLLQSPAKNVVSALQSSGGKLAGILKTLSEKE; this comes from the coding sequence ATGACCAGGGAAGAAAAAGAGATAATCATAAGAGAACTGACTGAGAGGTTCGCTACAACGAACTACTTCTACATCACAGACGCTTCAACAATGTCTGTAGCAAGCATCAACCAGTTCAGAAGATTGTGCTTCGACAGAGGTATAGACTATAAAGTATATAAGAATTCACTTATTAAAAAAGCACTAGAAACTATAGACGCTGATACGTCAGCTCTTAATGGTGTTTTAAAAGGTGCTTCTGGAATCTTATTCTCTGCTGAAGCTGGTAATGCACCTGCTAAACTAATTAAAGAATTCAGAAAAAGAGGAAATCAGCTTCCATTACTGAAAGGTGCATACATTGATGCTGGTATTTACATTGGCGATAACCAATTAGATACACTTACCAACATCAAGTCTAAAAATGAACTTATCGGTGATATCATCGGTTTACTTCAGTCGCCTGCTAAGAATGTTGTTTCTGCACTTCAGAGCAGCGGTGGTAAACTGGCAGGTATCCTGAAAACTTTGTCAGAGAAAGAATAA
- the rplA gene encoding 50S ribosomal protein L1 yields the protein MAKISKNRKAALAKADLTREYSLTDAASVVKDITFTKFDASVDIDVRLGVDPRKADQMVRGIVTLPHGTGKEVKVLALVTPDKEQEAKDAGADYVGLDDYIQKIEKGWTDVDVIITMPAVMAKVGRLGRILGPRNLMPNPKSGTVTQDVAKAVKEVKAGKIDFKVDKTGIIHTSVGKVSFSADQLAANAAEVIQTLNKLKPSSAKGTYIKSITLSSTMSPAVIVDKNSAI from the coding sequence ATGGCGAAGATAAGTAAAAACAGAAAGGCTGCTTTAGCTAAGGCAGACCTTACAAGAGAATATTCTTTAACAGATGCCGCTTCTGTAGTTAAAGATATCACCTTCACTAAATTTGATGCCTCTGTTGATATCGACGTGCGTTTGGGTGTTGACCCACGTAAGGCTGATCAAATGGTGCGTGGTATCGTAACACTGCCTCATGGAACTGGTAAAGAAGTAAAAGTATTGGCGCTTGTAACTCCTGACAAAGAGCAGGAAGCTAAAGATGCCGGTGCTGACTACGTTGGCCTAGACGACTATATCCAGAAAATCGAAAAAGGCTGGACAGATGTTGATGTTATCATTACGATGCCTGCTGTAATGGCTAAAGTTGGCCGTTTAGGTAGAATTTTAGGGCCTCGTAACCTGATGCCAAATCCAAAATCTGGTACAGTTACGCAAGATGTAGCTAAGGCTGTTAAAGAAGTTAAAGCTGGTAAAATCGACTTTAAAGTTGATAAGACTGGTATTATTCATACAAGCGTTGGTAAAGTTTCTTTCTCTGCCGACCAACTTGCTGCAAATGCTGCTGAGGTTATTCAGACCCTTAACAAACTGAAGCCTTCATCTGCAAAGGGTACTTATATTAAGAGTATAACATTGTCGAGCACAATGAGCCCTGCCGTAATCGTTGACAAGAATTCAGCTATCTAA
- the rplK gene encoding 50S ribosomal protein L11, producing MAKEIKGYLKLQVKGGAANPSPPIGPALGSKGLNIMEFCKQFNARTQDKPGQVLPVLITIYTDKSFDFVIKTPPAPILLMDAAKIKVGSKEPNRNKVGSVTWDQIKEIAETKMPDLNAFKLESAMRMVAGTARSMGITVTGNAPWNE from the coding sequence ATGGCAAAGGAAATAAAAGGTTACCTGAAACTTCAGGTAAAGGGAGGTGCAGCGAATCCATCGCCACCGATTGGACCTGCACTTGGTTCCAAAGGTCTGAACATCATGGAGTTCTGTAAGCAGTTTAATGCTAGAACACAGGATAAGCCAGGGCAAGTGTTACCAGTTTTAATTACTATCTACACTGATAAGTCTTTTGACTTCGTGATTAAAACTCCACCTGCTCCAATCTTGTTAATGGATGCTGCAAAAATTAAGGTTGGTTCTAAAGAGCCTAACCGTAATAAAGTAGGATCTGTTACTTGGGATCAGATAAAAGAGATCGCAGAAACCAAAATGCCTGATTTAAATGCTTTCAAACTGGAGTCTGCCATGAGAATGGTAGCTGGTACAGCAAGAAGCATGGGTATTACAGTTACTGGTAACGCTCCGTGGAACGAATAA
- the nusG gene encoding transcription termination/antitermination protein NusG — protein sequence MADLKWYVVRAVSGQEKKAKAYLENEIIRQNLGEYVPQVLIPAEKVYEMRGGKKRIRERNFFPGYVLVHADLSHGEAEHIIISTPGVIGFLGSNEGAAVKKPVPLRQSEVNRILGTVDEAEEQTEVLDTPFIVGEMVKVMDGPFSGFSGTVEEVFEERKKLNVMVKIFGRNTPVELNYMQVEKES from the coding sequence ATGGCTGATTTAAAATGGTATGTAGTACGCGCGGTTAGTGGTCAGGAGAAAAAAGCGAAAGCTTATCTTGAAAACGAAATTATAAGACAAAATCTTGGAGAATATGTTCCTCAAGTTCTTATACCTGCTGAAAAGGTGTATGAAATGCGGGGAGGTAAAAAGAGAATCAGAGAGCGCAATTTCTTTCCAGGCTATGTTTTAGTTCATGCAGATCTTTCTCATGGTGAAGCAGAACATATTATAATCAGTACACCTGGAGTAATTGGCTTCCTGGGTTCAAATGAAGGTGCGGCTGTTAAAAAGCCTGTTCCTCTTCGCCAATCAGAAGTAAACAGAATTCTGGGTACTGTAGATGAGGCAGAAGAACAAACAGAAGTGCTTGATACGCCATTTATAGTTGGAGAAATGGTGAAAGTGATGGATGGTCCTTTCAGTGGTTTCTCAGGTACTGTTGAAGAGGTGTTTGAAGAGCGTAAGAAGCTTAATGTAATGGTGAAAATATTCGGAAGGAATACACCTGTTGAGCTGAATTATATGCAAGTAGAAAAAGAATCGTAG
- the secE gene encoding preprotein translocase subunit SecE yields MSKFKSYIGDTVEEMKQRVSWPAYGELQNSSVLVLIGSLIFALVIGAMDFVFDSSLSWFYNQF; encoded by the coding sequence ATGAGCAAGTTCAAAAGCTATATAGGCGATACAGTTGAGGAGATGAAACAAAGAGTCTCATGGCCGGCTTATGGTGAGTTGCAGAACAGTTCAGTACTTGTGCTGATCGGATCTTTGATATTTGCTCTTGTTATTGGTGCAATGGATTTTGTATTTGATTCTTCACTTTCTTGGTTTTACAACCAATTTTAA
- the tuf gene encoding elongation factor Tu — MAKETFDRSKPHVNIGTIGHVDHGKTTLTAAITTVLAKKGLAALRDFSSIDNAPEEKERGITINTSHVEYATENRHYAHVDCPGHADYVKNMVTGAAQMDGAILVVAATDGPMPQTREHILLARQVGVPQLVVFMNKVDMVDDPELLELVEMEIRELLSFYEFDGDNIPVIQGSALGGLNGDEKWVKTIEELMDAVDSFIPIPARLTDLPFLMPVEDVFSITGRGTVATGRIERGVINSGEPVEILGMGAENLKSTVTGVEMFRKILDRGEAGDNVGLLLRGIEKTDIRRGMVICKPGSVKPHTVFKAEVYVLSKEEGGRHTPFFNKYRPQFYFRTTDVTGEIKLPEGVEMVMPGDNITIEVTLINKVAMEKGLRFAIREGGRTVGAGQVTEILD; from the coding sequence ATGGCTAAAGAAACATTTGACCGTTCCAAACCGCACGTAAACATCGGTACAATCGGTCACGTTGACCACGGCAAAACTACCTTGACTGCTGCCATTACTACAGTATTGGCTAAAAAAGGTCTTGCTGCACTACGCGATTTCTCTTCAATTGATAATGCTCCTGAAGAAAAAGAAAGAGGTATTACAATTAACACTTCTCACGTAGAGTATGCAACTGAAAACCGTCACTATGCTCACGTTGACTGCCCTGGTCACGCTGACTACGTGAAAAACATGGTTACAGGTGCTGCGCAGATGGACGGTGCTATTCTTGTAGTTGCTGCTACAGATGGTCCGATGCCACAAACTCGTGAGCACATCCTTCTTGCTCGTCAGGTAGGTGTACCTCAACTTGTAGTGTTCATGAACAAAGTGGACATGGTAGATGACCCAGAGCTTCTTGAGCTTGTTGAGATGGAAATTAGAGAACTTCTTTCTTTCTATGAGTTCGATGGCGATAACATTCCTGTTATCCAGGGTTCGGCTCTTGGTGGATTGAACGGTGATGAGAAATGGGTTAAAACTATCGAGGAATTAATGGATGCAGTAGATAGCTTCATTCCGATTCCAGCTCGTTTAACTGACCTTCCATTCTTGATGCCAGTTGAGGACGTGTTCTCAATTACTGGTCGTGGTACTGTTGCTACAGGCCGTATCGAGCGTGGTGTAATCAACTCTGGTGAGCCAGTAGAAATCCTTGGTATGGGTGCTGAGAACCTTAAGTCTACAGTTACTGGTGTTGAGATGTTCCGTAAGATCCTTGACAGAGGTGAAGCTGGTGACAACGTAGGTCTATTGCTTCGTGGTATTGAGAAAACTGATATCCGTCGTGGTATGGTTATCTGTAAGCCAGGTTCTGTGAAGCCTCACACTGTATTCAAAGCAGAGGTTTACGTTCTTTCTAAAGAAGAAGGTGGACGTCACACTCCATTCTTCAACAAGTACCGTCCACAGTTCTACTTCAGAACTACAGACGTTACTGGAGAGATCAAACTTCCAGAAGGAGTAGAGATGGTTATGCCTGGTGATAACATCACTATTGAAGTAACTCTGATCAACAAAGTAGCCATGGAGAAAGGTCTGCGTTTCGCTATCCGTGAGGGTGGTAGAACTGTAGGTGCTGGCCAGGTAACTGAGATCCTTGACTAA
- a CDS encoding M1 family aminopeptidase, translating to MNNRFLSIVGLAATLAFTGGCASNKSVSGPEQRAVVVTDTVSQATETVPVWAPKKHSFNPSRTRKHDLLHTKLRVSFDWEKQYLKGIAELTLKPYFYPQNTLVLDAKGFDIHSVGLMKGYDATPLKYTYNGLKLSIDLGKKYTRDEKYTIEINYTAKPNELVSTGGSDAITEDKGLYFINPLGEDPGKPRQIWTQGETEANSAWFPTIDSPNERMTQEIYITVDPKFTTLSNGTFVYSRNNADGTKTDYWKQELPHAPYLAMMAIGEYAVVKDKWRNLEVNYYVEPAYKNTAKKIFGHTPEMMEFFSKKLGVDYPWAKYSQVVVRDFVSGAMENTSASTFMEDLQLNERELLDKNWDYIIAHELFHQWFGDYVTTESWANLPLNESFANYSEYLWAEHKYGADQAAYQQLDELSQYLTEAETKREPLIRYHYADREDMFDSHSYAKGGRVLHMLRKYVGDDAFFAALKLYLTRNKFTEVEIAELRIAFEDVTGEDLMWFFDQWFMKPGHPELQVEHSYQSGQLQVRVVQQQDTLYQPVYRLPLKISVWAGNKRTDYPIEITQANQVFTLPVASQPQLVLFDGDQQLLGVVNHTKSDEELASQFRLTNQLIPKLEALSKLQEKVTSPAVMPLFQEALKDKFWYVRSAALDAVSSLSAEEASAFKDQIQQMAVNDKKGEVRAGALLLMANWGGDAYTDMYMKALRDSSYQVAAAGILAYAGTGAPDVNARLAPFEKENNEEIVIALSSFYAVNGGPEKYDWFMQKLKNAKGSGLYYLLQGFAAYLASNSQTNTPDAIAALADLAKNHNLYYVRMSAFQALTVMSEKPEVQELLKEIKENEKDKRLINMYNQLPQL from the coding sequence ATGAATAATAGGTTTTTAAGTATAGTTGGTTTGGCAGCAACCTTGGCTTTTACAGGCGGCTGTGCATCCAATAAGAGTGTTTCTGGGCCGGAGCAACGTGCCGTAGTAGTAACAGATACAGTATCGCAGGCTACAGAGACGGTTCCTGTATGGGCGCCTAAAAAACATAGCTTTAACCCTTCCCGCACCCGGAAACATGATTTGTTGCACACCAAGCTCCGTGTAAGCTTCGACTGGGAAAAGCAATACCTGAAAGGTATAGCAGAGCTTACACTAAAACCATACTTTTACCCGCAAAACACCTTGGTGTTAGATGCCAAAGGATTTGATATCCATAGCGTAGGTTTAATGAAAGGGTATGATGCCACTCCTCTGAAATATACTTATAACGGGTTGAAGCTGAGCATTGATTTAGGTAAAAAGTATACTCGTGACGAAAAATATACCATTGAAATCAATTACACAGCCAAGCCTAACGAGCTGGTAAGCACAGGAGGCAGTGATGCAATAACCGAAGATAAAGGCCTGTACTTTATTAATCCGCTGGGAGAAGATCCAGGCAAGCCGCGTCAGATTTGGACGCAGGGTGAAACAGAGGCTAACTCTGCCTGGTTTCCGACCATTGATTCTCCAAATGAGCGTATGACACAGGAGATTTACATTACAGTAGATCCTAAGTTTACGACACTGTCGAACGGTACGTTTGTATACTCCCGCAATAATGCAGATGGCACCAAAACAGATTACTGGAAGCAGGAACTTCCGCATGCGCCTTACCTGGCTATGATGGCCATAGGAGAGTATGCCGTAGTAAAAGACAAGTGGCGCAATCTGGAAGTGAATTACTATGTAGAGCCGGCGTATAAAAACACGGCCAAAAAGATTTTTGGACACACACCGGAAATGATGGAGTTCTTTTCAAAGAAACTTGGTGTGGATTATCCGTGGGCAAAATATTCACAGGTTGTAGTGCGGGATTTTGTATCCGGAGCTATGGAAAACACCAGTGCTTCTACTTTTATGGAAGACCTGCAACTGAATGAGCGCGAACTCTTGGATAAAAACTGGGACTATATAATTGCGCATGAGTTATTTCACCAGTGGTTTGGTGATTATGTTACAACAGAATCATGGGCAAATCTGCCTCTGAACGAATCTTTTGCAAACTACTCTGAATACCTGTGGGCAGAACATAAATATGGTGCCGACCAGGCCGCATATCAACAGCTAGACGAGCTTAGCCAGTACCTGACGGAGGCAGAAACAAAGCGGGAGCCACTTATACGTTACCATTATGCCGACCGAGAGGACATGTTCGACAGCCATTCGTATGCAAAAGGAGGAAGAGTATTACATATGTTGCGGAAGTATGTTGGAGACGATGCTTTTTTTGCGGCTCTTAAACTATACCTCACGCGCAACAAGTTTACGGAGGTGGAAATAGCGGAACTGCGCATTGCCTTCGAAGATGTAACAGGTGAGGATCTGATGTGGTTCTTTGATCAATGGTTTATGAAGCCGGGGCATCCGGAGTTGCAAGTGGAACATAGCTACCAGAGCGGCCAGCTTCAGGTTCGTGTAGTGCAGCAACAGGATACGCTTTATCAGCCCGTTTACAGGCTTCCATTAAAAATATCAGTATGGGCAGGAAACAAACGCACAGATTATCCAATTGAAATAACGCAGGCAAACCAGGTATTTACCTTGCCGGTAGCCAGCCAGCCCCAATTAGTGCTGTTTGATGGTGATCAGCAGCTTTTAGGGGTGGTCAATCATACAAAATCAGATGAAGAGCTTGCTTCTCAGTTCAGGTTAACAAATCAATTAATACCTAAACTCGAAGCGCTATCGAAGCTCCAGGAGAAGGTTACATCCCCAGCTGTTATGCCTCTGTTTCAGGAAGCCCTAAAAGATAAGTTCTGGTATGTAAGAAGTGCTGCATTAGATGCTGTTAGCAGCTTAAGTGCAGAAGAGGCATCGGCCTTCAAAGATCAGATACAGCAGATGGCTGTAAACGATAAAAAAGGAGAAGTACGGGCAGGTGCTTTGTTGTTAATGGCAAATTGGGGCGGTGATGCCTATACAGATATGTACATGAAAGCACTGCGTGATAGTTCTTACCAGGTAGCAGCTGCAGGAATATTAGCCTATGCGGGTACAGGTGCGCCAGATGTAAACGCGCGGTTAGCTCCTTTTGAAAAAGAAAACAATGAAGAAATTGTAATCGCGCTATCAAGTTTTTATGCAGTAAACGGAGGACCGGAAAAATATGATTGGTTTATGCAGAAGCTCAAAAATGCCAAAGGAAGCGGGTTATATTATTTACTGCAGGGGTTTGCAGCTTACCTGGCATCAAATAGTCAGACAAATACCCCGGACGCAATAGCTGCTTTAGCAGATCTGGCAAAGAATCATAACCTCTATTATGTTAGAATGTCGGCCTTCCAGGCGTTAACTGTCATGAGTGAGAAGCCGGAGGTACAGGAGTTGCTAAAAGAAATAAAAGAAAATGAAAAAGATAAACGCCTGATAAACATGTATAACCAACTGCCACAGCTATAA